GATCCTGCTAAACGTAAAGAACTGCGCAAACAGATTTGGGGCTTTCTAGGCAATATTAAGCAGTTTGTATCCGGTGCGGGTGCGCCCAAATACTATCCTGTTGAAGAGGGCCGAGGCCGTACCGATGCAGTTGGCCGTATCGCCAATGTAGTATTTGGATACGATCTTGACGAGCCAGCTAACTACCGCGTTGCCGATGCACCGGTAAGTTATCCCTTCCTGTGGGATATTTGGCGTTTCGACTGGGTGCAATATACCGGGTTTACTAACCAAGCAATGGCTCGAAATGTAGGTGAAAGCTTGGGAGTACTTGCGCCAATTAAGTTAGTGAATGAAGACGGTAAATTATTAACAACTGAGGAGTTTGGCGAGTCAGTCATCGACTTAGCTGGCATGCATTGTGTTGAAGGCACTTTGCGCTCGCTGGAGCCCCCTCGTTGGCCAGAAGCAATTTTAGGTGAGATAAACTTACCACTTGCTACCCAAGGTAAAGATTTATTCCTAGACCAATGCCAAGCCTGTCATGGTCCACATCAAGTTAAACCTTATCAATGGAAAGTAGCCAGTAAAGCTGGTGAAAACCCAGACAATCAAATTGATGTTAACTGGCAATGGGATATGGATGGCGACATCAGCTTTGTGGGTCAACAAGCGGTACGTGAAGATTGGCGCGAAGTGATTTGGGCAATGCCTTGGGTTAAAACCTCGGTGATTGGCACCGACCCAACCGCAGCAGACAACTTTATGGATCACCGTTACGACGGTAGTAAAATTATCCCAGGCTCAGCCCCAGTAAACGCAGGTGATGGTTTGCAAATTCTGCTAAACCGTTTGGTGCCTAAGCTTTATCAAGATAACAATATCGACAAAGCCTTAATCGCTGATTACGATGGTTTAAATGTACCTTTTAGAATCGCCAATATGCGCGCTTATAAACCACGTCCACTGCATGGCGTTTGGGCGACACCGCCATTTTTACACAATGGTTCTGTACCAAACTTGTATGCGCTGCTGTCGCCACTACGTGAACGTCCTAAACAGTTTTATGTTGGTAACCGTGAGTACAATCCAGAGCGCTTAGGTTTTATTACCGAGCAGCGCCCTGGCAGCTTTAAACACGACACCA
The Agarivorans aestuarii DNA segment above includes these coding regions:
- a CDS encoding di-heme-cytochrome C peroxidase — protein: MLKQLLSGLLLLVLKLVLLPFKLLIKATSRLLNWIWGLIKAVWQVWLALGPRWLRYSFLGIALLTAGYLGLKSFLKPNLTIETVNQVHYLNKGWTDEQRERFYFTPQGTELLGLEYDWFINLELPLSKDLLTSPDNMRGWGFIVTPGQQASTLNPGNLPVGLGRHINPKSGKERLDLTCAMCHTGELHYQGNALRIDGGQAVQSISNAKRGEFITTLAASVVATLVNPSKWSRFADRVAGQDPAKRKELRKQIWGFLGNIKQFVSGAGAPKYYPVEEGRGRTDAVGRIANVVFGYDLDEPANYRVADAPVSYPFLWDIWRFDWVQYTGFTNQAMARNVGESLGVLAPIKLVNEDGKLLTTEEFGESVIDLAGMHCVEGTLRSLEPPRWPEAILGEINLPLATQGKDLFLDQCQACHGPHQVKPYQWKVASKAGENPDNQIDVNWQWDMDGDISFVGQQAVREDWREVIWAMPWVKTSVIGTDPTAADNFMDHRYDGSKIIPGSAPVNAGDGLQILLNRLVPKLYQDNNIDKALIADYDGLNVPFRIANMRAYKPRPLHGVWATPPFLHNGSVPNLYALLSPLRERPKQFYVGNREYNPERLGFITEQRPGSFKHDTSIKGNGNQGHLFTDVDMPGRIGRLLSVEERAALLEYLKVMGNPEFTKKLGGDPLDWSQYTQAPQFGSEQQACLDSFDTAKRNPAKVH